Genomic segment of Dactylococcopsis salina PCC 8305:
GCGAAGAATGATTTAAGGGAAAACGACGTTGACTCGCTAACTGAGAAGGCTGTAATTTTCCCTCATAAAAATAATCACTGGGAAAGCGATTAATCTCATCATTCATGCGATAAGTAATGTCTAACATCGTTCCAGGTGCGTGTTCAAATAAGGTTTCAAAAATGGAACGCTTCACCCAAGAAATCTAATGTTTTGCGGTAATAACTGGCGACATTTGTTTATGATCGCCGATAAAAATATGGCGCTTTCCAGCTAACATTCCTGATAGCGCGATCGGGAGTGTAATTTGTCCAGCTTCATCAAAAATAACGGTATCAAAATCAATTCCTTTTAACCGATTTGTGCGTAATGCAAAACAAGTTCCCCCAATAATCAATCCTTTGCTTTCTGCTGTATAAGGACTATTATTAAAGTATTCATAGTTTTTGATTTCTCCTCCTTCCCAAGTTAAGCCAGTTGTTTTATCTTCTCCTCCAACTTTGAAAATATGACTGTAACCAGTGGTTTCTTTAATGGTTCGCAAGGCGTTATTAATCGCCGTATGGGTAAACGCTGTTACTAAAACTCGCTTGTGATGACGGGCTAAAATGGTCGCTAAATGTGCTAATAATCGGGTTTTTCCTGTTCCAGGGGGACCTTGAATTAAATAATAATTTTGCGTCGCGATCGCGCTCACTAAGGCTTCTTTTTGTTTATCAGAAAGTCCTAATTTTAAGTCGGTGATAAACTCCCAACTTTGCTGATAGTTTGTGGTGGGAATATCAGGAAGAGTTTTTCCTTGTAGGATATTGAGAATTTTATCTTGAATTGGAGGAGATTCTTTAATTTCCGCTAAAGCAGCAATCAAATAACGACGAACATCGATCGAGTCTTGATCTAATACCCAATCTTGTCGAGAAGTGTCTAAATCAGGAAAAATCGTTTGATAACCAGCACGAAGAATTAAATCATTTCCTGTTTCTTCTTCTAAGATACAAGCATAACTATTGTTCGGATCGAAAGGCTGATTTAAACTTAAACGGAGAGGATTTCCTGCTGAGAATTTAGAAAGATTTTCTCCTGAATAACGGAGGGTGATTTTATTTCCTGTATATTGAATAATTTGTAATCCAGAAATTGCATAGCCATCTTCTATTCTTTCTGCTAACGGTTTACGCCAAATCTGTTTGGTTTCTCGAATTTGAGAGTCGGTTTCTGTGTTGATAAATCCTTCTAAACTGTTGAGTAGAGTTGTTTCGGAAACGGCTTTGATTTCCTGATTAATCTCATTTTGATTTAAGTATCGATCGCGCTGTTTTTCCCGCGCCATCTCTTCAGCTTGTGATTTTGTCCAAAATGGTATTTTTCTAATTTTTTGCGTATCTGGAAACTGATTTAAAACGGATTTGTTGCTACTATAACGGGCGATTAGTTTCGCAATAATTAGACAACAGCTTTCAGGGGAAGTGATAATTTGCTCTTCTGCAAAACGTAACACAAACCAGCCATTTTCGGTGAAGGCGCGATCGCGCTGTCGATCTTTTCCGATGTAATGAGTGGCTTCACCTGTATCATAAACATAGGGTTCATCACATTCGATATCAATGTAAAGATTAGCGGCTGGATCAATGTAAACAAAATCTGGGGTGTAACTTTTAAATTGCTTATTGTGATCAATTTGATTGCCAAAATAAGGGCTTAAATAGTACCAGAAAAAATGGTCTTCAGCAGGATTTGCGGTTACGATTCGTTCTTCTGAGGAAGGAAGCGGGAGCGCGATCGATTGACGTTGTTGGGGACGGAAAATAATGGGATAGTTAGACACAATTAGCTTAGAGATTTCCTTGAGATTTGTCTAGTTTTATCGGTAAAGATTTTATTAATCTTAAAAAGACACGATCGATGCTATTTAGAAAAAAATAACATCTAATTGCTAATTACTTTTATTTTTATCCCAATCTTGATGTAATTTAACTAATTCTTGTTTTCTAAGCCTACTATAACCAGTGAGTCCCCGTTTTTTGGCTAAAGCCTTTAATTCTGTTGCATTCATTTGATTATATTCCTTAGTGATTGATTTCTTTTGCACTTCAACAGTAGGCTTAATTTCAATATGAATCTGAACTTTACCTTCATTTAATTCAGCTAATAAACTCGGTTCTAGATTAACTTCAAATGCTTTAACTAAGCCATCAGAGGGTTTATTTCCAGCTAAAGCCCCCATTTTTTCTTGAATGAGGGGAACTTGATCATCTTCTAAATCAAAAACCCAAGTCCACAATCGATCGATTCCTAATTCTTCAGCAATGATACACCATTTCTGACCATAAACCACCTCATATTCATGTTCTTCTTCATCGGGTTCAATGCGTCTGACAATAATCGGAATTAAATTTGTTCCTTGTTCCTTGAAAGTTTCTTCAATTAACTCTCGTTCTTTTTGTGAAATCTCACTTTTTACCTTTTCCTTGTCAGGAATAGCGAGTAAAACTGTCTCAACTTCTCCGTGATTACTGGGTTTAACTCGAAGATAATCAATAATTGTTTCTTGAGTCGTTTTTTCTTGCATCTGTTTTAGTTCCTTACTTAGCAACAGGTAAATTTTC
This window contains:
- a CDS encoding AAA domain-containing protein, with amino-acid sequence MSNYPIIFRPQQRQSIALPLPSSEERIVTANPAEDHFFWYYLSPYFGNQIDHNKQFKSYTPDFVYIDPAANLYIDIECDEPYVYDTGEATHYIGKDRQRDRAFTENGWFVLRFAEEQIITSPESCCLIIAKLIARYSSNKSVLNQFPDTQKIRKIPFWTKSQAEEMAREKQRDRYLNQNEINQEIKAVSETTLLNSLEGFINTETDSQIRETKQIWRKPLAERIEDGYAISGLQIIQYTGNKITLRYSGENLSKFSAGNPLRLSLNQPFDPNNSYACILEEETGNDLILRAGYQTIFPDLDTSRQDWVLDQDSIDVRRYLIAALAEIKESPPIQDKILNILQGKTLPDIPTTNYQQSWEFITDLKLGLSDKQKEALVSAIATQNYYLIQGPPGTGKTRLLAHLATILARHHKRVLVTAFTHTAINNALRTIKETTGYSHIFKVGGEDKTTGLTWEGGEIKNYEYFNNSPYTAESKGLIIGGTCFALRTNRLKGIDFDTVIFDEAGQITLPIALSGMLAGKRHIFIGDHKQMSPVITAKH
- a CDS encoding Rho termination factor N-terminal domain-containing protein is translated as MQEKTTQETIIDYLRVKPSNHGEVETVLLAIPDKEKVKSEISQKERELIEETFKEQGTNLIPIIVRRIEPDEEEHEYEVVYGQKWCIIAEELGIDRLWTWVFDLEDDQVPLIQEKMGALAGNKPSDGLVKAFEVNLEPSLLAELNEGKVQIHIEIKPTVEVQKKSITKEYNQMNATELKALAKKRGLTGYSRLRKQELVKLHQDWDKNKSN